In Abyssisolibacter fermentans, a genomic segment contains:
- the hypE gene encoding hydrogenase expression/formation protein HypE, which translates to MDIITLAHGSGGKATHSLIKDVFYKHFKNDILLQQKDSGILQNLNGKIAVTTDSFVVKPIFFHGGDIGKLSVCGTVNDLAVCGAKPLYITVGFIIEEGLKIDVLEKITKSMAKTAEKTEIKIVAGDTKVVEKGKADKIFINTTGIGLIEDNQIDLSINRIKEGDKVILSGTLGDHGMCIMNSRGELGLDAYIKSDCCLLNTLIRDILKISKNIKFMRDPTRGGLATTLNEIIENSNNSIVLNEGDIPIKKKVMSMCELLGFDPLYVANEGKIVVIVSDNDADIVLKIMRKNPLGKDSKIIGRVINDGNNRVYLKTEIGGTRMLNMLSGELLPRIC; encoded by the coding sequence ATGGATATAATTACCCTAGCACATGGAAGCGGCGGAAAAGCAACTCATAGTCTAATAAAAGATGTATTTTACAAGCATTTCAAAAACGATATATTATTACAGCAAAAAGATTCTGGTATCCTTCAAAACTTAAATGGTAAAATTGCAGTAACAACAGATTCATTTGTTGTGAAACCAATATTTTTTCATGGTGGAGATATAGGAAAATTATCTGTATGCGGAACAGTAAATGATTTAGCAGTGTGTGGAGCTAAACCATTGTATATTACAGTTGGTTTTATAATAGAGGAAGGATTAAAAATAGATGTATTAGAAAAAATAACTAAATCAATGGCTAAAACAGCAGAAAAAACTGAAATAAAAATTGTTGCTGGAGATACTAAAGTTGTTGAAAAAGGAAAAGCAGATAAAATATTTATAAATACAACAGGAATTGGGTTAATAGAAGATAATCAGATTGATCTGAGCATAAATAGAATCAAAGAAGGAGATAAAGTAATATTGAGTGGGACATTAGGAGATCATGGCATGTGCATAATGAACAGTAGAGGAGAGTTAGGTTTAGATGCATATATAAAAAGCGACTGCTGTTTACTTAATACATTGATAAGAGATATATTAAAAATAAGTAAAAATATCAAATTCATGAGAGATCCTACCAGAGGAGGATTAGCTACTACATTAAATGAAATAATCGAAAATAGCAATAATAGTATTGTTTTGAATGAAGGCGATATACCGATTAAAAAGAAAGTAATGAGTATGTGTGAATTATTAGGGTTTGATCCTTTATACGTAGCAAATGAAGGTAAAATTGTAGTCATAGTATCTGATAATGATGCTGATATAGTGCTTAAAATAATGAGAAAAAATCCATTAGGAAAAGATTCTAAAATAATTGGCAGGGTTATAAATGATGGTAATAATAGAGTTTATTTAAAAACAGAAATAGGCGGAACAAGGATGTTAAATATGCTTTCAGGAGAATTGTTACCAAGAATATGCTAA
- a CDS encoding YetF domain-containing protein produces MELYIEIIIQTFLSFFAILFIARLLGRQQISQLAFHEYVNGITFGSIAGTLATDLDNNTMQHFVGLVLFGLLTWLITMISLKNRTFRKVVEGEPILVIQNGKILEKNLQRARYNVDEINVLLRQNNCLSPKDVEFGILEANGKLSVFTQNDKKTVTLGDLNIISKAESIPTELIIGGQIIYENLRKRKLSGKDIINRLKKFGVKRIEEVMYASIDENGKMYVDKYEDKLELENSVDFSEDNKGV; encoded by the coding sequence GTGGAATTATATATAGAGATTATCATTCAGACATTTTTATCTTTTTTTGCAATATTGTTTATTGCTAGACTCTTAGGAAGACAGCAGATATCTCAGTTAGCTTTTCATGAGTATGTAAATGGTATAACCTTTGGTTCAATAGCAGGAACATTAGCAACTGATCTTGATAATAATACGATGCAGCATTTTGTAGGACTTGTTTTATTTGGTCTGCTTACATGGTTAATTACAATGATTTCATTAAAGAACAGAACCTTTAGAAAAGTAGTGGAAGGCGAACCTATATTAGTAATACAAAATGGGAAAATACTAGAAAAAAATTTACAGCGAGCTCGGTATAACGTAGATGAAATTAATGTACTGTTGAGGCAGAATAATTGTTTATCACCAAAAGATGTTGAGTTTGGAATATTAGAAGCAAATGGAAAGTTAAGTGTTTTCACACAAAATGATAAAAAAACTGTAACATTAGGAGATCTAAATATAATATCTAAAGCTGAAAGCATACCCACAGAATTAATTATAGGAGGACAGATCATATACGAAAATTTAAGAAAAAGAAAATTAAGTGGTAAAGATATAATAAATAGGCTTAAAAAGTTTGGAGTAAAAAGAATCGAAGAAGTGATGTATGCAAGTATAGATGAAAATGGAAAGATGTATGTTGATAAATATGAAGATAAATTGGAATTAGAAAACAGTGTTGATTTTAGTGAAGATAATAAGGGGGTATAA
- the hypD gene encoding hydrogenase formation protein HypD yields MKYIKEFRNPNLAKRMLDDILHAIKGNITIMEVCGTHTMSIFKNGIRSLLPKNISMISGPGCPVCVTEQGFIDTATKLCRNDDIIIASFGDMMKVPGTSSSLKIEKALGRDIKVVLSPLDCLNIAKQNPNKEVVFLAIGFETTAPIIALSIYKAKKENINNYSILQSIKTMPDVLRHIASNEEVNIDGFLCPGHVSTVIGVKPFEFLVKEFNLPAVIAGFEYCDIIGAIYFIVDMIAKKEYKVKNIYERIVKYEGNKKALAIIDEVFNPADSTWRGLGNIKNTGFKLKDNYKNFDAVSKLNIKMVQSYIHKDCICGEILKGLKKPTECKLFAKVCSPLNPIGACMISQEGTCNTYYKYEAR; encoded by the coding sequence AAGAATGCTTGATGATATTTTACATGCAATTAAAGGAAATATAACAATTATGGAGGTGTGTGGAACGCACACCATGTCAATATTTAAAAATGGTATCAGAAGCTTACTTCCTAAAAATATAAGCATGATATCAGGACCGGGTTGTCCCGTATGTGTGACTGAACAGGGTTTCATAGATACAGCTACTAAGCTTTGTAGAAATGATGATATAATAATTGCATCATTTGGAGATATGATGAAAGTTCCAGGAACAAGTAGCTCACTTAAAATCGAGAAAGCATTAGGAAGAGATATTAAAGTAGTACTTTCCCCTCTTGATTGTCTTAATATTGCAAAACAGAATCCAAATAAAGAAGTAGTATTTTTAGCAATAGGATTTGAAACAACAGCTCCAATAATAGCTTTGAGTATTTATAAAGCTAAGAAAGAAAATATAAATAATTATAGTATATTACAATCAATAAAAACAATGCCGGATGTTTTAAGACATATAGCATCAAATGAAGAGGTTAATATTGATGGTTTTTTATGTCCAGGACACGTTAGTACTGTTATAGGAGTTAAACCTTTTGAATTTTTAGTTAAAGAATTTAATTTGCCTGCAGTTATAGCTGGATTTGAATACTGCGATATTATAGGAGCGATATATTTTATAGTTGATATGATAGCAAAAAAAGAGTATAAAGTGAAGAATATATACGAAAGGATTGTTAAATACGAGGGAAACAAAAAAGCACTAGCTATTATTGATGAGGTATTTAATCCTGCTGACAGTACATGGAGAGGTCTTGGAAATATAAAAAATACAGGCTTTAAATTAAAGGATAATTATAAAAATTTTGATGCAGTTTCTAAGTTAAATATAAAAATGGTGCAATCGTACATTCATAAAGACTGTATATGTGGTGAAATACTAAAAGGTTTAAAAAAGCCTACAGAGTGTAAGTTGTTTGCTAAAGTTTGCAGTCCTTTAAATCCAATAGGAGCATGCATGATTTCTCAGGAAGGAACTTGTAATACGTATTATAAATATGAAGCAAGATAA